A segment of the Sphingomicrobium flavum genome:
CCTCATCGAAGCCAATCGCGAGGATGGCACCGTCACCGTCGCCGAATGGCTTGACGCGATGCGCGGCGCGGGCGCGAGCGCCGAAGCCGTGCGCATCATCGCGGCCATGCACGAAGTGGGCAGCGATGATCCCAAGGCCAGTCTGTTGGCATTGATGGAGGAAGTCGGGGTCGAAGCCTGGCAGGAAGGCGACGGAAGGATCCACCTCAGATGAAACCCGTCTTCGAACTGCCCTTCACGGCAAGGGCCGGCCATATCGACGAGCTTGGCCATGTGAACAATGCCATCTGGGTCCAGTGGATCCAGGATGTCGCCACCGCCCATTGGCGCAGCGTGGCGAGCGAGGCGCATCAGGCCGCCTATGTCTGGGTCGTGGTGCGCCACGAAATCGATTATCTGCGCGGGCTGCACGAAGGCGAAAGCGTGACCGCGCGCACCTGGGTCGGCGATGCACCCAAAGGGGCGCGCTTCGATCGCTATATGGAATTTGTCGGTGACGACGGGAAGGTGCGGGTGAAAGCGCGCACCCAATGGGCGATCATCGATGTTGCCGCCCAGCGCCCTATCCGCGTCCCGGCCGACGTCGCCGCGCCCTTTCTGGACGATTGACTGGAGCCGAAACGAGTCGCAGACTGCAACCCATGTCGGGGCTCATTCTCTATGACTATTTCCGCAGCTCGGCCTCCTACCGGGTGCGCATCGGGCTGAACCTCAAGGGCGTGGCCTATGAACAGCGCAAGGTGAACCTGGTCGACGGGTCGCAGAAGGCCGATGATTACAAGGCGCTCAACCCGCAGGGTTTCGTCCCCATGCTGGTCGCGGGCGAGAAGAAGATCACGCAAAGCCTCGCCATCCTCGACTGGCTGGATGCCCGTTATGACGATCCGCCCTTCGTCCCGTCCGATCCCGATAAGCGCGCCCATGTGCTGGCACTGGCGACGGCGGTGGCCTGCGACATCCATCCGCTCAACAATCTGCGCGTACTGAAATATCTCAAGGACCCGCTCGGCGTCTCCGAAGGGGCCAAGGATGAATGGTATCGCCACTGGGTCAAGGAAGGCTTTGACGCGCTGGAAGCCATGGCCAAGCCCCATGCCGGTGCATGGCTGTTCGGCGATGCGCCGACGCTGGCCGATATCTGCCTGATGCCGCAGCTCTACAATGCCCGCCGCTTTTCCGTGCCGATCAGCGACTATCCTACCCTGCGCCGCGCCGATGAAACCGCCAGCGGCCACCCCGCCTTCGCCGCCGCCCACCCAGACCTGCAGGAGCAGCATTGATGAACCGCGCCGACACGATGGCCAGCTCGATGGCAGGCGCCAAGGCGCTCGATGCCGTCGACATTCCCAGCCTCAAGGGCAAGGTTTCCGATGACGAATGGAAGATCCGCGTCGATCTGGCCGCAGCTTACCGGCTGGTCGCTTATTATGGCTGGGATGATCTGATCTTCACCCATCTGTCCGCCCGCATCCCTGGGCCGGAACATCACTTCCTGCTGAACCCTTACAACCTGATGTTCGAGGAAGTAACCGCCTCCTCGCTGGTCAAGGTCGACCAGCATGGCCATGCGGTGGACGACACGCCCTTCATGACCAATCCGGCGGGCTTCATCATCCACAGCGCGGTGCATATGGCGCGCGAGGATGCCCATGCGGTAATGCACCTCCACACCCCTCACGGCCAGGCCGTCAGCGCACACCAGGACGGGCTATTGCCGCTGACGCAGACCGCCATGCTGATCATGGGCGATCTGGCCTTTCATGATTATGAGGGCGTGGCGGTAGATGCCGACGAGCGCGAACGCATCATTGCCGATCTGGGCGACAAGGGCGCGATGCTGCTGAGGAATCATGGCACGCTGGCGACCGGCCGCAACGTCGGCGAATGTTTCATCAAGCTCTATTATCTGGAACGCGCCTGCGAAGCGCAGATCATGGCGCTGTCTGCCGGTGATCAGGTCAACCTTCCTCCCCAGGGCGCGCCGGAAATTACTGCGCAGCAGGGCAGTGTCGGGCTACCGATGGTCGCCAATGCGCTGGCCTGGCCGGCATTGCTGCGCAAGGCGCACCGGCTCGATCCCAGCTTCGCCACCTGAACTCCAGACAAGCGAAAGGGCGAGGCCGTTTTCACGACCCCGCCCTCCCCTCTGGCGTACGGACGCTAGAAGCCCACAGCCACGCCGACCCGGCCACCATTGGAGCCGCCTTCCGACGACCCGGCATAGCCAGCCGAGACATAAACGCGCGGCGCCACGCGCGCGACGAGACCCGCCGCAAAGCCCGTTTCACCCCGATAGGTGGAGACGTTCGCCGACAGGCTGATATCGCTGTCCGGCACAACCATCATGCCGCCCAGCGCCATCGCCGCCGCGATCCCGCCTTCATGCTCCTCGCTCATGTCGAACAGCTCGTTCACGTCCGACTGCAGCGCAGAAATATCGGCTTCATGGAAGGACATCGTGTCGAACAGCTGTGCGCTCAGGCGATCGACCTGTGCAGCCGAAGCCGCAGAACCGCGACCCAGCGTACCATCAGCATCCACCGTCACGATATCGAGCGGGCCGACCTGGGCCAGCGTGGATGCATCAATGTCACCAATCTGCACCGACGAGCCCGCACCACCAATCTGGACCTGGTTGGACCGCGTGGTCGTGGCATTAAGCCCAATGGCGGTGGAGTTGGTGTGATTGACGGTTGCCGCATAGCCCACAGCGGTACCAAAGGCGCTATTCACAACGCTGTTACGGCCGACCGCCGTACCCCCGTCACCAAAGGCCTTTGCGGCGGCACCAACGGCCGTCGACGACACCCGGGTTGCCTGTGCTTCGAAACCGAGTGCGCTGGCGTTGGTGTTGCTGGCAATGGCTGCGCGGCCAATCGCAAGCGACTGGACACCCGATGCATTGGCGCTGCTGCCCATCGCCGTTGCACGGAAGGCGGTTGCCTGGGTCAAGCGACCCAGCGCCAGGCCTTCACTGCCCGTCGAATTTGCAAGGAAGCCGATCACCGTCGCGCCGCTACCCGTCGCACTGGCATTGCGGCCAATGGCGGTCGTGCTGTCCTGCGAAGCCACTGTGTCGACGCCAAGCGCGAGCGCATAAAGGCCCGTCGCTTGCGCCCCAAGCCCATCATTATCGCCAAAAGGATCGGTGGAAACGCTGTCACCGCCGATGGCAATGGCGCCCGTGGCCGTCGCGTCGGAGCTGAAGCCAAGCGCCATTGCGCTTGATTGTGTTGCATTGGCCAAGTAACCCAAGGCTACACTGTTGCCACCCGACGCTGTCGTCGATGCACCCACAGCGGTTGATGTCGAGCCGGTCGCGTCGGCCGAGAACCCAAGTGCCGTCGAAGCTCCGAGGCCACTCGCAACAGCACTCCGGCCCAACGCGACATTGGATGATCCCGTGGCACTTGCATCTTGGCCGATGGCAATGGCGCTAAAGCCCGCCGAGCTTTGCAAGCCAATTGCAATAGATGACGTGCTGCTGGCCGCTGATTCCGCGCCGATTGCAATTGAATTGCTACCAGTCGCCTGAGCTCCGGTACCATCGGCGTCACGATCGCCGCCGATGGCGATAGCGCCGATGGCTGAAGCGTTGGATCGCGAACCAATACTGACCGACCCGGCGCTGCCGGCATCCGCAAGGAAGCCCATCGCAGTCGCATCCGCAGCGTCAGCGGTCGCTTGGGCACCTACGGCGGTCGTTTGCACGGCTGTGGCATCTGCTAGACCGCCAAGGGCAGTGGCATTGCTGAACTCCGCCTGTGCGCCGTAGCCAACCGCCGTAGAAAAT
Coding sequences within it:
- a CDS encoding acyl-CoA thioesterase, yielding MKPVFELPFTARAGHIDELGHVNNAIWVQWIQDVATAHWRSVASEAHQAAYVWVVVRHEIDYLRGLHEGESVTARTWVGDAPKGARFDRYMEFVGDDGKVRVKARTQWAIIDVAAQRPIRVPADVAAPFLDD
- the maiA gene encoding maleylacetoacetate isomerase; the encoded protein is MSGLILYDYFRSSASYRVRIGLNLKGVAYEQRKVNLVDGSQKADDYKALNPQGFVPMLVAGEKKITQSLAILDWLDARYDDPPFVPSDPDKRAHVLALATAVACDIHPLNNLRVLKYLKDPLGVSEGAKDEWYRHWVKEGFDALEAMAKPHAGAWLFGDAPTLADICLMPQLYNARRFSVPISDYPTLRRADETASGHPAFAAAHPDLQEQH
- a CDS encoding class II aldolase/adducin family protein, coding for MAGAKALDAVDIPSLKGKVSDDEWKIRVDLAAAYRLVAYYGWDDLIFTHLSARIPGPEHHFLLNPYNLMFEEVTASSLVKVDQHGHAVDDTPFMTNPAGFIIHSAVHMAREDAHAVMHLHTPHGQAVSAHQDGLLPLTQTAMLIMGDLAFHDYEGVAVDADERERIIADLGDKGAMLLRNHGTLATGRNVGECFIKLYYLERACEAQIMALSAGDQVNLPPQGAPEITAQQGSVGLPMVANALAWPALLRKAHRLDPSFAT
- a CDS encoding YadA-like family protein codes for the protein MKMILKASVAGLAIMSIPTVMAEPAAAMVPQDCLIDTNNDNAPDTILETATGNESLTCGEGSSATSADGSGATAYGTNADATANGAVAVGSDTAASGIGSVAIGGDYDNDGTGAQALGFHSIAIGAESNAANASGTVAIGGFTDALGAFSTAVGYGAQAEFSNATALGGLADATAVQTTAVGAQATADAADATAMGFLADAGSAGSVSIGSRSNASAIGAIAIGGDRDADGTGAQATGSNSIAIGAESAASSTSSIAIGLQSSAGFSAIAIGQDASATGSSNVALGRSAVASGLGASTALGFSADATGSTSTAVGASTTASGGNSVALGYLANATQSSAMALGFSSDATATGAIAIGGDSVSTDPFGDNDGLGAQATGLYALALGVDTVASQDSTTAIGRNASATGSGATVIGFLANSTGSEGLALGRLTQATAFRATAMGSSANASGVQSLAIGRAAIASNTNASALGFEAQATRVSSTAVGAAAKAFGDGGTAVGRNSVVNSAFGTAVGYAATVNHTNSTAIGLNATTTRSNQVQIGGAGSSVQIGDIDASTLAQVGPLDIVTVDADGTLGRGSAASAAQVDRLSAQLFDTMSFHEADISALQSDVNELFDMSEEHEGGIAAAMALGGMMVVPDSDISLSANVSTYRGETGFAAGLVARVAPRVYVSAGYAGSSEGGSNGGRVGVAVGF